The following coding sequences lie in one Niabella agricola genomic window:
- a CDS encoding glycine-rich domain-containing protein, with the protein MKLSFFSRMRIRCALVSMLLLLLFSTVSAQTTTYYYTNTAQSFIVPAGQANKVTIKVWGAGGGGGTRASGNSTAGGGGGGGAYSQVNVTLQPGTYTVNVGGGGVSGTNGSASSFNISPAFIITANGGSSGSNNSTAGSGGVAQTAGETSFWSVNGATGIINFGGGNGADGNSSVGGYGGGGGGAAGSGGSGANSLGRGPGNGNDLGGNGGEGANTNLDATAGDAPGGGGGGGFRTNGGNNRPALSGGNGRVEVTVLLVLPVQFESVTAIATDDDLLVNFTTLEENNNDHFNIQASGNGTDFQTIATIKSKHAGAVFTGATTYSVRTDKNGNMVLLGLSVLAAAALGFGGARRNRKIFMSAVLCYVLIGMAAVSCRRNSAEIAPVEGSQKAFIRIEQVDADGHSSYSKVVAVVKK; encoded by the coding sequence ATGAAATTATCTTTTTTTAGCAGGATGCGCATCCGGTGCGCTCTTGTAAGCATGTTATTACTTTTATTGTTTTCGACCGTATCTGCACAAACAACAACGTATTATTATACAAATACTGCACAATCGTTTATTGTACCGGCCGGCCAGGCTAACAAAGTGACCATTAAAGTTTGGGGCGCCGGCGGCGGTGGCGGAACCCGTGCCAGTGGTAACAGTACCGCCGGGGGCGGTGGTGGCGGCGGCGCTTATTCACAGGTAAATGTAACCCTGCAACCCGGCACTTATACCGTCAATGTTGGTGGAGGAGGTGTATCCGGTACCAACGGAAGTGCTTCATCTTTCAACATATCGCCTGCTTTTATCATTACAGCAAACGGGGGCAGCTCTGGTAGTAACAACAGCACCGCCGGTAGCGGTGGTGTTGCACAAACTGCAGGTGAAACCTCGTTCTGGTCTGTAAACGGTGCCACCGGTATTATTAATTTCGGCGGTGGTAACGGAGCCGACGGCAACAGCAGTGTTGGCGGGTATGGCGGCGGTGGCGGCGGTGCTGCGGGTAGTGGAGGAAGCGGCGCCAATAGCCTGGGACGAGGTCCGGGGAATGGTAACGATCTTGGAGGAAATGGCGGCGAAGGAGCAAACACCAATCTTGATGCAACTGCAGGTGATGCGCCCGGCGGTGGCGGTGGCGGTGGCTTTCGCACAAATGGTGGTAATAACAGGCCTGCTTTGAGCGGTGGTAACGGCCGGGTAGAAGTGACCGTACTGTTGGTGCTGCCTGTACAGTTTGAGTCTGTTACTGCTATTGCAACCGACGATGACCTGCTCGTAAATTTTACGACCCTTGAGGAAAATAACAACGATCATTTCAATATCCAGGCTTCCGGAAATGGAACCGATTTTCAAACCATAGCCACTATAAAATCAAAACATGCGGGTGCCGTATTTACCGGTGCTACCACCTACTCTGTGCGTACCGATAAAAATGGAAATATGGTGTTACTGGGGCTTTCTGTATTGGCGGCTGCAGCCCTGGGTTTTGGCGGAGCCCGCAGAAACCGGAAGATATTTATGTCGGCAGTATTGTGCTATGTACTGATTGGAATGGCGGCTGTATCCTGCCGCCGGAACAGTGCAGAAATTGCTCCGGTGGAAGGATCGCAAAAAGCCTTTATACGCATCGAGCAGGTAGACGCTGATGGTCACAGCAGCTATTCTAAAGTGGTAGCCGTAGTTAAAAAATGA
- a CDS encoding YbjQ family protein, translating into MNKQFILSTTATINLKGAEIVEYCGIVSGETVIGANIVRDFFAGIRDIVGGRSGSYEEVLREAKDTAIKEMQEHAQRLGANGVIGIDLDYETVGQSMLMVAASGTAVKIEGI; encoded by the coding sequence ATGAACAAGCAATTCATCCTCTCCACCACCGCCACCATTAACCTGAAAGGAGCCGAAATCGTGGAGTATTGTGGTATTGTATCCGGCGAAACAGTTATTGGCGCAAATATCGTGCGCGACTTTTTTGCAGGCATCCGCGATATTGTGGGCGGCCGTTCGGGCTCTTATGAAGAAGTATTGCGGGAAGCAAAGGACACCGCTATTAAAGAAATGCAGGAACATGCCCAGCGGTTGGGTGCCAACGGTGTAATTGGCATAGACCTGGACTATGAAACGGTTGGCCAAAGCATGCTGATGGTGGCAGCCAGCGGAACTGCTGTAAAAATTGAGGGTATCTGA
- a CDS encoding UbiX family flavin prenyltransferase, translating to MKRKVVVAITGASGSIYPLRLLSKFLQIREQWNEVGVVVTNNAKEVWQVETGTAFTPDPSFSYYATTDFNAPFASGSGRFDTMIIMPCSMGVLGRIATGISNDLITRAADVVLKERRKLICVVRETPYSLVHIKNMEFLTLAGGIVCPATPSYYSNPTSIEAVADTVVDRVLDLAGFDIPSYRWGSAGQEV from the coding sequence ATGAAAAGAAAAGTTGTAGTGGCCATTACCGGCGCCAGCGGGTCTATTTATCCGTTGCGGCTGCTTTCCAAGTTTTTACAAATACGGGAACAATGGAACGAGGTTGGGGTGGTCGTTACCAACAATGCTAAGGAAGTATGGCAGGTGGAAACAGGAACCGCTTTTACACCGGATCCCTCCTTTTCTTATTATGCTACCACCGATTTTAATGCGCCTTTTGCATCGGGCAGCGGCCGGTTTGATACAATGATCATTATGCCCTGCTCGATGGGCGTGCTAGGCCGGATTGCTACGGGAATTTCTAACGACCTGATCACCCGGGCGGCTGATGTTGTGCTGAAGGAGCGACGGAAGCTGATTTGTGTGGTGCGTGAAACGCCTTATAGCCTGGTCCATATAAAAAATATGGAATTCCTGACCCTTGCCGGAGGCATTGTATGCCCCGCAACGCCCTCCTATTATAGTAATCCCACAAGCATTGAAGCCGTTGCAGACACCGTAGTAGACCGGGTGCTGGACCTGGCCGGCTTTGATATTCCGTCCTATCGCTGGGGCAGTGCCGGACAGGAGGTTTAA
- a CDS encoding protein-disulfide reductase DsbD domain-containing protein: MKSIVLALVAVLSLATARAQVDPASWKFTAKKISEKVYEVQMVATLKNGWHLYSQTQPKGAIAYPTKVGFTNNPLVVRSGNVKELGKMEKYHDVSTNSTAHQYANTVTFVQKVTLKAAAKTALSGTVEYQTCDDKQCLPPKTVRFNIPLG, encoded by the coding sequence ATGAAAAGTATTGTATTGGCGCTGGTGGCTGTATTAAGCCTGGCTACAGCAAGGGCGCAGGTAGATCCTGCAAGCTGGAAGTTTACGGCAAAAAAAATCAGCGAAAAAGTTTATGAAGTACAAATGGTGGCAACCCTAAAAAACGGCTGGCACCTGTATTCGCAAACACAGCCCAAGGGCGCCATAGCGTATCCCACAAAGGTTGGTTTTACAAACAATCCACTGGTCGTGCGGTCCGGTAATGTAAAGGAACTGGGAAAAATGGAGAAATATCATGATGTCAGCACCAACTCAACAGCACATCAGTACGCCAACACGGTAACTTTTGTGCAAAAAGTGACCTTGAAAGCGGCTGCGAAAACAGCGCTTTCCGGAACGGTAGAATACCAGACCTGCGACGACAAACAATGTCTGCCGCCTAAAACCGTTCGCTTTAATATTCCCTTAGGATAA
- the purQ gene encoding phosphoribosylformylglycinamidine synthase subunit PurQ produces the protein MKFGVVIFPGSNCDRDMLDALQYDLNQEVVPLWHKSEDISAFTTEDCIVLPGGFSYGDYLRCGAIARFSPVMKQVIEFANNGGKVYGVCNGFQILCESGLLPGALLRNERQQYICKNIFIKPDGFYREQLKEDPERFQEVYKIPIAHGEGRFYANPQTLEELKENGQILFRYCDAAGNETPESNPNGAIDNIAGICNAGRNVFGMMPHPERACSAVLGNEDGKKILTSLLMARQLVS, from the coding sequence ATGAAATTTGGAGTAGTTATATTTCCCGGGTCTAATTGCGACCGCGACATGCTGGATGCCTTACAGTACGATCTGAACCAGGAAGTGGTTCCGCTCTGGCATAAAAGTGAGGATATCAGTGCTTTTACCACGGAGGATTGTATCGTGCTGCCCGGAGGATTTTCTTATGGCGATTACCTGAGATGTGGTGCTATTGCCCGTTTCAGCCCGGTTATGAAGCAGGTGATTGAATTTGCAAACAACGGAGGGAAAGTATATGGAGTGTGCAATGGCTTCCAGATTCTTTGCGAATCGGGCCTGCTGCCCGGCGCATTGCTGCGGAATGAACGCCAGCAGTATATCTGTAAAAATATTTTTATTAAGCCCGATGGTTTTTACAGGGAACAGCTGAAGGAAGATCCTGAGCGTTTTCAGGAAGTATACAAAATTCCGATTGCTCATGGAGAAGGCCGGTTTTATGCAAACCCGCAAACGCTTGAAGAACTGAAGGAAAACGGGCAGATCCTTTTCAGATATTGCGATGCTGCCGGTAATGAAACACCCGAAAGCAATCCCAATGGAGCCATCGACAATATTGCCGGTATCTGCAATGCCGGGCGGAATGTATTTGGCATGATGCCGCACCCCGAGCGGGCCTGTAGTGCTGTTTTGGGTAATGAAGACGGTAAAAAAATCCTTACCTCCCTGCTGATGGCCAGACAACTGGTTTCTTAA
- a CDS encoding KUP/HAK/KT family potassium transporter: protein MKASTNKMTAAGLLVALGIIYGDIGTSPLYVFNAIIGNREVSELLVIGSLSCIIWTLTLQTTIKYVVLILRADNRGEGGTFALFALVRRRRKWLVIPAMIGGAAMIADGIITPPMTITSAVEGLTILPSLRHMSTNTTVVIVLCILSAFFFLQQFGTASIGKIFGPVMLLWFTMLAVFGLLHLFDDLSIFRALSPHYAIDFLITYPHGFWLLGAVFLCTTGGEALYSDLGHCGRENIRISWIYVKFCLLLNYFGQGAYLLSHHNGLTITESVKKTLGINAFFNLMPDWFIVPGVIIATTAAIIASQAMISGAYTLISEAMRLNLWPKVKIRYPSEAKGQLFIPAINTLMFVGCIGVVLYFQQSSRMEAAYGLAIIVTMITTTILFANYLVLKRVRPALVYVFIISYSIIEIAYLIALLEKFAHGGFFTLLIGGIMFVVMYVWYRARKIKNRYVEFVRMEHYIPKMQELSADRSIAKYATHLIYLTSADNPREIEHKIIYSILNKKPKRADIYWFVHVDTLDDPYTAEYKVEHIIPNDIIRIDFRLGFRIQPRINIMFKKVVEDLVVNNEVNIISRYESLASSNTVGDFQFMVMEKYLSPDNDLPFIEKIIMKLHFLIKQISLSEEKGFGLDLSNVTVEKFPLIVAPVTSVKLNRIQDPE, encoded by the coding sequence GTGAAAGCTTCCACAAACAAAATGACGGCCGCCGGCCTGCTAGTTGCATTGGGAATTATTTATGGTGACATCGGCACCTCCCCGCTCTACGTGTTTAATGCAATTATCGGGAACCGGGAGGTGAGCGAGTTGCTGGTAATCGGGTCGTTGTCCTGTATCATCTGGACCCTTACGCTACAAACCACGATCAAGTACGTAGTGCTCATTTTAAGGGCGGACAACCGGGGTGAGGGAGGTACTTTTGCCTTATTTGCCCTGGTCCGGCGGCGACGAAAATGGCTGGTCATTCCTGCCATGATTGGCGGTGCCGCCATGATCGCCGATGGCATCATTACCCCGCCTATGACCATCACTTCTGCGGTTGAAGGCCTTACCATTCTCCCCTCTCTCAGACACATGTCAACCAATACTACCGTAGTCATCGTCCTTTGCATTTTATCTGCTTTTTTCTTCCTGCAACAGTTCGGAACTGCTTCCATCGGTAAAATATTCGGGCCTGTCATGCTCCTTTGGTTTACCATGCTGGCCGTTTTCGGCTTGCTTCACCTGTTTGACGATCTTTCTATTTTCCGTGCGCTCAGCCCCCATTATGCCATTGATTTTCTGATCACCTACCCTCACGGCTTCTGGCTGCTGGGAGCCGTATTTCTCTGTACAACGGGAGGAGAAGCCCTTTACAGCGACCTGGGGCACTGCGGAAGGGAAAACATCCGGATATCCTGGATATATGTAAAATTCTGCCTGCTGTTAAACTATTTCGGACAGGGGGCCTATCTTTTATCACATCACAACGGGCTTACCATTACCGAATCCGTTAAAAAAACACTGGGCATCAATGCCTTTTTCAATTTAATGCCCGACTGGTTCATTGTACCCGGGGTAATCATTGCCACAACAGCCGCTATTATTGCCAGCCAGGCCATGATCTCCGGTGCCTATACCCTTATCAGTGAGGCCATGCGGCTGAACCTCTGGCCGAAGGTAAAAATACGCTACCCCTCGGAAGCCAAAGGGCAGCTGTTCATCCCGGCCATCAATACCCTGATGTTTGTGGGCTGTATTGGTGTGGTGCTTTATTTCCAGCAGTCTTCCCGTATGGAGGCCGCCTATGGTTTGGCCATTATCGTTACCATGATCACTACCACCATCCTCTTTGCCAATTACCTGGTGTTAAAAAGAGTACGGCCGGCGCTGGTTTATGTGTTTATCATCAGTTATTCTATCATTGAAATTGCCTACCTCATTGCGCTGCTGGAAAAATTTGCACATGGAGGTTTCTTTACCTTGTTGATCGGCGGAATCATGTTTGTAGTTATGTATGTATGGTACCGCGCGCGTAAGATCAAGAACCGCTACGTGGAATTTGTGCGTATGGAGCATTATATTCCCAAAATGCAGGAACTGAGCGCCGACCGTTCTATTGCCAAATATGCCACACATCTGATCTATCTGACCAGTGCCGATAATCCCAGGGAAATTGAGCATAAGATCATTTACTCCATCCTGAATAAGAAGCCCAAACGTGCCGACATTTATTGGTTTGTGCATGTAGATACGCTGGATGATCCGTACACGGCCGAATACAAGGTAGAACATATTATTCCCAACGATATTATCCGCATCGATTTCCGGCTGGGTTTCCGTATACAGCCGCGGATCAATATTATGTTTAAGAAAGTGGTGGAAGACCTGGTAGTAAATAATGAAGTAAACATCATCAGCCGTTACGAAAGCCTGGCAAGCAGCAATACGGTAGGTGATTTCCAGTTTATGGTGATGGAAAAATATCTCAGCCCGGATAATGACCTGCCCTTTATAGAGAAGATCATCATGAAGCTGCATTTCCTCATCAAACAGATCAGTCTGTCTGAAGAAAAAGGCTTTGGGCTGGATCTTTCCAATGTAACCGTAGAAAAATTCCCGTTGATTGTGGCGCCGGTTACCAGCGTTAAACTCAACAGGATCCAGGACCCGGAGTGA
- a CDS encoding hydrogen peroxide-inducible genes activator — translation MTLQQLEYILAVDTHRNFIKAADSCYITQPTLSMQIQKLEEELGVKIFDRSKLPVVPTSTGQGVLEHARRVLHARNELNRFIEDQKGKISGQLRIGIIPTLAPYLLPIFVPAFIKKYPDIKLIIHELMTEHIVSYLKDEKIDAGILVTPLNEAGITEHVLFYEELMVFTSKKNRAYEKQYLLPKDIDTSKLWLLEEGHCFRSQILSICELQKQSREHSGLEYEAGSLETLKRMVEISDGVTIVPELVTLQMPKNQQQLIRHFKKPVPVREVSLAVHRDFLKEKLVKALREEILLAVPEQLKKKPSPNVIPIG, via the coding sequence ATGACCCTGCAGCAACTGGAATACATACTGGCCGTGGATACACACCGGAATTTTATAAAGGCCGCGGATTCCTGTTATATTACCCAACCCACACTGAGTATGCAGATACAGAAACTGGAAGAGGAGCTGGGGGTGAAGATCTTTGACCGCAGCAAGCTGCCGGTAGTGCCTACATCTACCGGACAGGGAGTGCTGGAACATGCCCGGCGTGTGCTGCATGCCCGCAACGAGCTGAACCGCTTTATTGAGGATCAGAAGGGAAAAATATCCGGGCAGCTGCGCATCGGGATCATTCCCACACTGGCACCGTACCTGCTTCCAATTTTTGTACCTGCTTTTATAAAAAAGTATCCCGACATCAAACTGATCATCCATGAACTGATGACGGAACACATTGTGTCTTACCTGAAGGATGAAAAAATAGATGCAGGGATCCTGGTAACACCATTAAATGAAGCCGGCATTACAGAGCATGTTTTATTTTATGAAGAACTCATGGTGTTTACCTCTAAAAAGAACCGGGCTTATGAAAAACAATACCTCCTTCCAAAGGATATTGATACCAGCAAACTTTGGCTGCTGGAGGAAGGGCATTGTTTCCGCTCGCAGATTCTTTCCATCTGTGAATTGCAAAAACAAAGCCGCGAACATTCCGGTTTAGAATATGAGGCAGGCAGCCTGGAGACCCTGAAACGGATGGTTGAGATCAGCGATGGGGTTACGATTGTGCCCGAACTGGTAACCCTTCAGATGCCCAAAAACCAGCAGCAGCTGATCCGCCATTTTAAAAAACCGGTGCCGGTGCGGGAAGTAAGCCTTGCGGTACACCGCGATTTTTTAAAGGAGAAGCTGGTAAAGGCCCTCCGGGAAGAGATCCTGCTGGCAGTGCCGGAGCAGTTAAAGAAAAAGCCATCACCGAATGTGATCCCGATTGGGTGA
- a CDS encoding S66 peptidase family protein yields the protein MRIILPPYLKKGDTIGIVCPAGYMDAAKAETCIKTLKQWGYNVKTGTSLGGDSDTYFSGTDAERLQDLQRMLDDDGIKAVLCGRGGYGTGRIIDQIDFKKFRKNPKWVIGYSDITIFHNHIYRNFGIAGLHAPMAAAFNDNGYRNRYVRSLRQALDGIKASYTVPGSRYNRPGTATGHLVGGNLSLLVNMIGTRSDVPTRGKILFIEDIGEQKYNIDRMLYQLKRSGKLSGLAGMIFGGFTDLQDTTRPFGEALKDLLWDKVKEYNYPVCFDFPVSHNNENYALKVGGQYQLTVDEKVLLEEL from the coding sequence ATGCGTATAATATTACCCCCGTATTTGAAAAAGGGCGATACCATCGGAATCGTATGCCCGGCAGGATACATGGATGCGGCAAAGGCCGAAACCTGCATCAAAACTCTAAAACAATGGGGTTACAACGTGAAGACCGGTACCTCCCTTGGCGGAGATTCGGATACCTATTTCTCCGGAACTGACGCAGAACGCCTGCAGGACCTGCAACGGATGCTGGATGATGACGGCATAAAGGCAGTGCTTTGTGGCCGGGGCGGTTATGGTACGGGACGTATTATTGACCAGATCGACTTTAAGAAATTCCGGAAAAACCCGAAATGGGTGATCGGATACAGCGATATTACAATATTTCACAATCATATTTACCGCAATTTCGGAATTGCCGGGCTGCATGCACCCATGGCGGCGGCCTTTAATGATAACGGGTACAGGAACCGGTATGTGCGATCGTTGCGACAAGCGCTTGACGGAATAAAGGCCTCCTATACCGTTCCGGGATCCAGATACAATCGGCCGGGAACAGCTACCGGGCACCTGGTTGGAGGAAACCTGTCATTGCTGGTAAATATGATCGGTACCCGGTCCGATGTGCCAACGCGGGGAAAGATTCTTTTTATAGAAGACATCGGCGAGCAGAAATACAATATCGACCGTATGCTGTACCAGCTGAAACGCAGTGGAAAATTAAGCGGGCTGGCAGGGATGATTTTTGGCGGTTTTACCGATCTGCAGGATACAACAAGGCCATTTGGGGAAGCGCTTAAGGACTTGCTTTGGGATAAAGTAAAAGAATACAATTACCCGGTTTGTTTCGACTTTCCGGTGAGTCACAACAATGAAAATTATGCCCTAAAAGTGGGGGGGCAGTACCAGCTAACCGTGGATGAAAAAGTGTTACTGGAAGAACTATAG
- a CDS encoding S66 peptidase family protein encodes MTLLAAAGMPAIARAHVSTTDNKEIIPPYLKPGDMIGITAPAGFILREGIIPAATLMQQWGFKIRAGYTIGRRDFTFGGTDAERMEDLQKMLDDPQVKAIMCARGGYGSVRIVDGLNWDRFKARPKWLIGFSDITVLHAHIQQNFGIASIHSKMCNSFPDVWDTADPLQKDTIESIRKALTGEEMHYTAEAFNSLNRPGTAAGVLVGGNLKTLESLAGSASDMDTDGKILFVEDTGEYLYSIDRMFWNLKRTGKLARLAALIVGGIKVKQDPVDEQFGKSIYDIVLEKVKEHRYPVCFDFPVGHQVDNYALRCGTRHQLTVTAGGATLTSI; translated from the coding sequence ATGACTTTGTTGGCCGCAGCAGGAATGCCGGCAATAGCCCGTGCCCATGTATCAACAACGGATAATAAAGAAATCATTCCACCTTATCTAAAGCCGGGCGATATGATCGGCATTACCGCTCCGGCCGGGTTTATTTTGAGGGAGGGCATCATCCCGGCTGCAACCCTGATGCAGCAATGGGGATTTAAGATACGGGCAGGTTACACCATTGGCCGGCGGGATTTTACATTTGGAGGAACCGATGCAGAACGGATGGAGGACCTTCAGAAAATGCTGGATGATCCGCAGGTAAAGGCTATCATGTGCGCCCGCGGAGGCTATGGATCGGTACGGATTGTAGATGGGCTCAACTGGGACCGGTTCAAAGCACGTCCCAAATGGCTCATCGGGTTTAGTGATATTACCGTGCTGCACGCACATATTCAGCAAAATTTCGGCATCGCTTCCATTCATTCAAAAATGTGTAACAGCTTCCCGGATGTATGGGATACGGCAGATCCGCTGCAGAAAGATACGATTGAATCGATCCGGAAGGCCCTTACCGGCGAGGAAATGCATTATACCGCAGAAGCATTCAACAGTCTTAATCGCCCGGGAACAGCTGCCGGTGTGCTGGTTGGGGGAAACCTCAAAACTCTTGAAAGCCTTGCGGGGTCTGCCTCTGATATGGATACAGACGGTAAAATCCTGTTTGTGGAAGATACGGGCGAGTACTTATATAGCATCGACCGCATGTTCTGGAACCTGAAACGCACCGGTAAGCTGGCGCGGCTGGCGGCGCTGATCGTGGGTGGAATAAAGGTAAAACAGGATCCGGTTGACGAACAGTTTGGGAAAAGTATTTATGACATTGTACTGGAAAAAGTAAAGGAGCATCGTTATCCGGTTTGTTTTGATTTTCCGGTCGGTCACCAGGTCGATAATTACGCGTTGCGTTGCGGCACCAGGCATCAGCTAACGGTTACTGCGGGCGGTGCCACGCTAACCAGTATATAA
- a CDS encoding dicarboxylate/amino acid:cation symporter: protein MTKISRQQLWNSYSGIILLLGGMLTGGVIGVCFPGSVAVLKPLGDVFLNLLFVTVVPLVFFAIAISVAAIEQKNRLGRVLGTMALTFLVFVVLAALFTILMAWLFPLSISPTAQQPGIGIGEGDHKTWGERLVSFFTVGEFYQLLSRQNMLALLVFSLLLGTAVRKSGPVAKPFYEFLVAANEVMKSLLLLIMKGAPVGLGAYIAYQAADLGPQLFGFYAKPMALYYGTSVLYFFIFFTLYAFAANGPRGIHLFWKNNIVPSLTAVSTCSSLATMPANLVAAERIGIPASIANVVIPLGTTLHKNGSSISAIVKIYVVFQMLGWDFFDPQHLLLALGITILCSMVEGGIPNGGYIGELLMISAYHLPTEAIPAVMIIGTLVDPLATVLNATGNTVAAMVVTRLTGERFHIPSSTPIATGPTSDVSNA, encoded by the coding sequence ATGACAAAAATTTCCAGGCAACAATTATGGAACAGCTATTCCGGTATTATTCTATTATTGGGTGGGATGCTTACAGGAGGCGTTATCGGTGTTTGCTTTCCGGGTTCAGTGGCTGTTCTGAAGCCCCTGGGAGATGTGTTCCTAAACCTGCTTTTTGTCACAGTAGTGCCCCTGGTATTTTTTGCTATTGCCATATCCGTTGCTGCTATTGAGCAAAAGAACCGGCTGGGGCGAGTATTGGGAACGATGGCGCTCACTTTCCTGGTATTTGTAGTGTTGGCTGCATTGTTTACGATACTAATGGCCTGGCTGTTTCCGTTATCAATATCCCCAACGGCACAGCAACCGGGGATTGGCATCGGAGAGGGCGATCATAAAACCTGGGGAGAGCGCCTGGTTTCTTTTTTTACAGTAGGGGAATTTTACCAGTTGTTATCGCGGCAAAACATGCTGGCATTGCTTGTGTTTTCGCTGTTGCTGGGTACGGCTGTCCGTAAATCAGGACCAGTGGCCAAACCTTTTTATGAATTTCTGGTAGCGGCAAATGAAGTGATGAAAAGCCTGCTGCTGCTGATCATGAAGGGGGCACCGGTAGGGCTGGGTGCGTATATTGCCTACCAGGCAGCCGACCTGGGGCCACAGTTGTTTGGCTTTTATGCAAAACCCATGGCGTTGTATTATGGAACCAGTGTGCTGTACTTTTTTATTTTTTTTACGCTGTATGCATTTGCTGCCAATGGTCCCCGGGGAATACACTTGTTCTGGAAAAACAATATCGTTCCATCCCTTACTGCTGTAAGCACCTGCAGCAGCCTGGCCACTATGCCGGCTAACCTGGTTGCCGCCGAGCGCATTGGCATTCCGGCTTCCATTGCCAATGTGGTCATCCCGCTGGGTACAACCTTGCATAAGAACGGCTCATCGATCTCTGCCATTGTAAAAATTTATGTAGTATTCCAGATGCTGGGATGGGATTTTTTTGATCCGCAGCACCTGTTGCTGGCGCTGGGCATTACCATATTATGCAGTATGGTGGAAGGCGGCATTCCGAATGGAGGCTATATCGGCGAGTTGCTGATGATCTCGGCCTATCACCTGCCCACCGAGGCAATACCGGCCGTAATGATCATCGGCACTCTTGTAGATCCGTTGGCCACCGTTCTCAATGCCACAGGAAATACCGTGGCGGCCATGGTAGTGACCCGGCTTACAGGAGAGCGGTTTCATATTCCATCTTCAACGCCTATAGCCACCGGGCCCACATCAGATGTGTCCAATGCCTGA